The Cellulosimicrobium cellulans genome contains the following window.
TCGGAGCGGTGCGCTTGTCGTAGGCGCGATCAATCCAGCCGTTCGGATCCGTTTCGAACTCGCTCCATGTCGTTAGCACGCAGTAGCGGTCCTCTTCTGACCACGCACATTTGCTGTTGGGGATGTAGTAATTGTAGTGGAACTCTGAAATTGCGGTTGAGTCGTTCACCATAACAATGTTGTGCAGTGAGCCGCAGGTCATGCACTCGCTCTCGCCGCGAAAAACCGTGTCTTCGACCTCGGGGAGTACAATACCGAGGATTCCGCTCTTGCGACTGCTTGCCGAGTTATACAACGACGCCTGCAACTCGCGTTTGATATACTGCTGCTCGAACCATCCAAGGGTCTCGGCGGATCGTGAGCCGATTAGGAAGATGGTAACGGTAGAGTCGTGCAGGTAATCCTCTCGAATTCTCCGCATGATGTAGTCAGGATCGGTGGAGTTGATCGGCAGATTTAGTGACTTGTCGACGTAATCCAGGTGGGGCATATCCTGGATCGCCTGCTTGTATGCGGCGTCTTCGGTCTTGAAGGAGATGTAGACCTTGTGTCCCACGCTGTGCACTCCGCGCTGGTAGAGGGATCGTTGCTGTCGGTAGGAGCGTCCCACAGGCCACTGACATCCATCGGGCGCCCGCTCGCTCTCCCATGCGACCGAACCGGTGTTTGATGGTTGATTGCTCCCCTGCGGGACTGTAGATCCCGGTTCGATTACCGTGCCGTTGCGTACGCCTGTCCCACCATCATCCGTCTGGATCGATGGGCGTGACGGCCAGGCGTCTGCTGGTGATGGATGAAGGGAGTTAGGCTCGGTCCCCGTGCGCGCAGTCCTGAGCCGGTGGGTCGACCCGTTCGTCGTGACCCTGCTCGTCGTGCTCGTGTTGGGGCTGGTCGTGCCGGTGGGGCCGGACGCGCAGCGCGTGGTCGACGCCGTGGCAGACGTCGCGGTCACGGTCCTCTTCCTCGTCTACGGCATGCGCCTGTCGACGCGCGAGGTGTGGGCGGGCCTGCGGAGCTGGCGCCTCCAGGGCGGCATCCTCGCGGCGACGTACGTCGTGTTCCCGGTGCTCGGGCTCGTCACGGCGTGGGCGATCGAGCCGCTCGTCGGGGCGCCGCTGGCCGCGGGCGTGCTCTACCTGTCCCTGCTCCCGTCGACGGTGCAGTCGTCCGTCGCGTTCACGTCGGTCGCGCGCGGCAACGTCGCCGGGGCGATCTGCGGCGCGACGGTGTCGAACGTCGCGGGCATGGTGATCACCCCGCTGCTCGTGCTGTGGCTCATGGCCGGAGCAGACGGGGGTGCCAACGGTTCCACGGGCGGGCTCGGTGGGCTCCGGACCGTGCTGCTCCAGCTCCTGCTGCCGTTCGTCGTCGGACAGCTCCTCCAGCCGTGGGTCGGCGACTGGGTCCGCGCGCGGCGCTGGCTCACTCTCGGCGTCGACCGCGGCACCATCCTCGTCGTCGTGTTCGGCGCCGTCGCGGCCGCGTCCTCGGCGGGCGTGTGGGCGAGCGTGTCCGGGTGGTCGATCGTCGCGCTGCTCGTCGTGAGCGCGCTCGTGCTCGCCGCGATGCTCGCGCTCACCTGGTGGGGCGGGGCGGCCCTGCGGCTGTCGACGGAGGACCGGATCGCGCTCCTCATGTGCGGGTCCAAGAAGTCGCTCGCCACGGGTCTGCCCATGGCGAGCGTGCTGTTCCCGGTCGCCGTCGCGGGCGTCGTCGCCGTCCCGGTGATCGTGTTCCACCAGCTCCAGCTCGTCGTCTGCGCGGTCCTCGCACGCCGCCTCGCGCTCCGCGACTGACGAGCCGCCGCCGGCGAGCCCGGGTCGCTGTCAGGAACGGCCGGCGACCTGCTCGCGCACCTGGCGCTTGGCGCGCGTGAGCATGCCGTTCATGCCGCCGATGCGCAGCGGGCTCACGGCCCGCGTGAGGCCGATCGACATGGGGAAGTCGTCCGGCACGTCGAGCACCTGCTGCACGGTCAGGCCGGAGAGCCCTTGCGCGAGGATCGACGCGAACCCGCGCGTCGTCGGCGCCTCGGCGGGCGCGGTCGCGAAGAAGTGCACGACACCGTCGTCGTCGACCTCCGCGAACGCGCGCACGGGCGACTGGCACTCCTCGATGCGCTCGAGCAGACCGGGTGCGCTCGCGTAGCGCTCCGGGAGGTCGGGCAGCTCGTTGGCGAACTCGAGCAGGAGCTGGAGGCGCTCACGCTCCGGCAGCGCGAGGAAGTCCTCGCGGATCTCCGCGAGGGCCGCGGGCAGTGACGAGGCGTCGGTCGGGGAGCTCATGGTGGCGATCCTTGCATCGGGGGGAGTGCGGCCGGGACCTGGTCCCACCGTGCGGAACGCCCGGCGCGCGCGGCGTATGCCCGCGGCGGACGCCGACGGCGCGCGGCGGGCCACCAGGGCCGGCCGCGCGCCGTCGGGCGTGAGGTGCGAGCGGTGCGTCAGTTGAGCGACGCGGGGGCCTCGCCGGCCTCCTCGCCCTTGACGATCGGGACGCGCACGGCGTTGCCCCACTCGGTCCACGAGCCGTCGTAGTTGCGGACCTTGTCGAACCCGAGCAGGTAGGTCAGCGCGAACCAGGTGTGGCTCGAGCGCTCGCCGATGCGGCAGTACGTGACGACCTCGTCGTCCGTCGCGAGGCCGAGGCCACCCTCCTGGTAGATCGCCTCGAGCTGCTCGCGCGACTTGTACGTGCCGTCCTCGGCGACCGCGGTCGCCCACGGGACGTTGCGCGCCGTCGGGATGTGGCCGCCGCGCAGCACGCCCTCCTCCGGGTAGTCCGGGATGTGCAGGCGCTCGCCCGTGTACTCCTGCGGGGAGCGGATGTCGACGAGCGGACCGTTGCCGATGTGCGCGAGGACGTCCTCCTTGAACGCACGGATCGTCACGTCGTCGCGCTCGACGACGGGGTACTCGACGGCCTCCGGCGCGGGGACGTCGGTCGTGACCTCGCGGCCCTCCGCGATCCACTTGCCGCGGCCGCCGTCGAGCAGACGCACGTCCTCGTGGCCGAACAGCGTGAAGACCCACGCGGCGTACGCGGCCCACCAGTTGTTCTTGTCGCCGTAGACCACGATCGTCGTGTCGCGGCCGATGCCCTTGCCGCCCAGGAGCTGGGCGAAGCCCTTGCCGTCGATGTAGTCGCGCGTGTCGGGGTCGTTGAGGTCGGTGTGCCAGTCGATCTTCACCGCGCCCGGGATGTGCCCGGTCTCGTACAGCAGCACGTCCTCGTCGGACTCGACGACGACGATGCCGGGCTGACCGAGGTGCTCGGCGAGCCAGTCCGTGCTCACGAGGCGGTCGGGGTGGGCGTACTGGGTGATCTTCTCGGTGGTGTCGAGCGGTGCGGGCATGGTGTCCTCCGTGCGGCGGGAGCCGGGGTGTCCGAGGTGGTGGTCCGTCCGAGCGTCAGGCTAGGTCGGCTGTCCGCATCACGGAAGGGCTGTCGCGCATGCTGAGACGGTGTAAACGCAGGCTGCCGAGGGTGCGGCGCGCGGCCGGAACGGGCGGGCCGTTCGAGGTCGTCCTCGCGGTGAACGTCAACGTCTTCTGGACCCGGACGGCGGACGTCGAGCCGAGCGCGCTCGCGGCCCTGCTCGTCCCGGGCGGCGCGCTCTGGCTCGTCGACGAGACACCGGGCGGGGACGACGGCCGCGTCGTCGAGGGCGTCCGCGCGTCGCTCGACGTCCCCGGGCTGGGCGCGCCGGTCGTCGTGCGCGACGGCGTGGTGGCCGTCGGCGCACGCCGGACGCCCGCCGGGAAGTGACGGGGCGCGGCTCAGCCGAGGAGCTCGCGCTCCGCCTCGCCGAGCGCGCGGTCGAGGAGGTCGAGCCCGAGGTCGAGCTCCTCCTCGCTCACGGTGAGCGGCGGCGCGATGCGGAACACACCGCCCATGCCCCGGAGCTGTACGACGTTCATGTGGAGCCCCAGGTCCAGCGACCGCCGGGTGACCAG
Protein-coding sequences here:
- a CDS encoding TIR domain-containing protein, which translates into the protein MGHKVYISFKTEDAAYKQAIQDMPHLDYVDKSLNLPINSTDPDYIMRRIREDYLHDSTVTIFLIGSRSAETLGWFEQQYIKRELQASLYNSASSRKSGILGIVLPEVEDTVFRGESECMTCGSLHNIVMVNDSTAISEFHYNYYIPNSKCAWSEEDRYCVLTTWSEFETDPNGWIDRAYDKRTAPISFKTKVRP
- a CDS encoding bile acid:sodium symporter family protein, with the translated sequence MRAVLSRWVDPFVVTLLVVLVLGLVVPVGPDAQRVVDAVADVAVTVLFLVYGMRLSTREVWAGLRSWRLQGGILAATYVVFPVLGLVTAWAIEPLVGAPLAAGVLYLSLLPSTVQSSVAFTSVARGNVAGAICGATVSNVAGMVITPLLVLWLMAGADGGANGSTGGLGGLRTVLLQLLLPFVVGQLLQPWVGDWVRARRWLTLGVDRGTILVVVFGAVAAASSAGVWASVSGWSIVALLVVSALVLAAMLALTWWGGAALRLSTEDRIALLMCGSKKSLATGLPMASVLFPVAVAGVVAVPVIVFHQLQLVVCAVLARRLALRD
- a CDS encoding SufE family protein encodes the protein MSSPTDASSLPAALAEIREDFLALPERERLQLLLEFANELPDLPERYASAPGLLERIEECQSPVRAFAEVDDDGVVHFFATAPAEAPTTRGFASILAQGLSGLTVQQVLDVPDDFPMSIGLTRAVSPLRIGGMNGMLTRAKRQVREQVAGRS
- a CDS encoding sulfurtransferase produces the protein MPAPLDTTEKITQYAHPDRLVSTDWLAEHLGQPGIVVVESDEDVLLYETGHIPGAVKIDWHTDLNDPDTRDYIDGKGFAQLLGGKGIGRDTTIVVYGDKNNWWAAYAAWVFTLFGHEDVRLLDGGRGKWIAEGREVTTDVPAPEAVEYPVVERDDVTIRAFKEDVLAHIGNGPLVDIRSPQEYTGERLHIPDYPEEGVLRGGHIPTARNVPWATAVAEDGTYKSREQLEAIYQEGGLGLATDDEVVTYCRIGERSSHTWFALTYLLGFDKVRNYDGSWTEWGNAVRVPIVKGEEAGEAPASLN